The Lycium barbarum isolate Lr01 chromosome 12, ASM1917538v2, whole genome shotgun sequence genome includes a region encoding these proteins:
- the LOC132625041 gene encoding uncharacterized protein LOC132625041 isoform X2 → MSRLIEHHPANNKQEMKGTEVFVGGLARTTTESKIHEVFSSCGEIVEIRLIKDQKGNPKGFCFVRFATKYAAAKALKEKSGYVLDGKKIGVRPSVEQDTLFLGNLNKGWGAEEFESIVRQVFPDVVSVDLAILGDVQPGQKQRNRGFAFVKFSSHAAAARAFRVGSQSDFLIGGKLHPSVQWAEEEPEVDPNELAQIRTAFVRNVPPGADEDYLKKLFQPFGNVEKVALSTKGSSTIGFVYFDNRSDLDNAIKALNEKTIQGPMGGPPCKLQVELARPMDKNRKRGREDPKMSSNNESHSKLLKNDPNVEMVGAPKITAQPVMHQSDEMNYLDPYEAAVIALPVVVKERLVRILRLGIATRYDIDVKSLTSLKRLPESAAISILDQFMWSGADMQNKGGYLASLISKQVEKLGLKQFDSKSRIDDVALRVPEPDSISTRVHLPDLDSYASRVPLPMPRADVYTSRYSAYLDPVLSARMTANRMEETSSNLQATSLLSGRVTTRMEEAGSTLQSLLSGGGTTRRMEEASPILQAASLPSGRVSRIDEASPTFQATWSPSATTNDRVGLHSHITATSDHQQTRPRIRFDPFTGEPYKFDPFTGEPIVPESSSHHRSLY, encoded by the exons ATGAGCAGGTTGATTGAGCATCACCCAGCAAATAATA AACAGGAAATGAAAGGGACAGAGGTTTTTGTTGGTGGTTTGGCCCGTACTACCACTGAAAGCAAAATTCATGAG GTATTTTCTTCATGCGGTGAGATTGTAGAAATACGGTTGATAAAAGACCAGAAAGGCAATCCTAAG GGGTTTTGTTTTGTACGATTTGCAACAAAATATGCTGCTGCCAAAGCTCTGAAGGAAAAATCTGGATATGTG CTGGATGGGAAGAAAATTGGGGTTCGCCCCTCAGTTGAGCAGGACACTCTATTTCTTGGAAATCTTAACAAAG GTTGGGGTGCCGAGGAATTTGAGAGTATTGTGCGCCAG gTTTTTCCAGATGTTGTATCTGTTGATCTTGCAATTCTTGGAGATGTCCAACCTGGTCAGAAGCAGCGGAATCGGGGATTTGCCTTCGTGAAATTCTCATCTCATGCT GCTGCGGCTCGTGCTTTTCGGGTAGGCTCCCAATCTGATTTTCTCATAGGTGGCAAGTTACATCCATCTGTACAGTGGGCTGAGGAGGAACCTGAAGTTGATCCTAATGAACTTGCTCAG ATCAGAACAGCCTTCGTTAGAAATGTACCTCCCGGTGCCGATGAAGATTACTTGAAGAAGCTCTTTCAGCCCTTTGGCAAT GTAGAGAAGGTAGCTCTATCCACGAAGGGTAGTTCCACCATTGGATTCGTTTACTTCGATAATCGATCT GATCTTGACAATGCTATTAAGGCGTTGAATGAGAAAACTATACAAGGGCCAATGGGAGGTCCCCCATGCAAGCTTCAG GTCGAACTTGCGAGGCCAATGGACAAGAACAGGAAACGAGGTCGTGAGGATCCAAAAATGTCCAGTAACAATGAGAGTCATTCCAAGCTTTTGAAGAATGATCCAAATGTTGAGATGGTTGGGGCTCCTAAAATAACTGCTCAACCGGTGATGCACCAATCAGAt GAAATGAATTATTTGGATCCTTATGAAGCTGCTGTAATCGCACTACCTGTGGTTGTCAAGGAGCGTTTAGTTCGGATCTTACGGCTTGGTATTGCTACTAGATATGAT ATAGATGTTAAAAGTTTAACCAGTCTTAAGAGGTTGCCCGAGTCAGCTGCCATATCTATTCTTGACCAG TTCATGTGGTCTGGAGCTGATATGCAGAACAAGGGAGGATATTTAGCTTCATTAATTTCTAAA CAGGTTGAAAAACTGGGATTGAAACAGTTCGATAGTAAGTCAAGGATAGACGATGTTGCCTTGAGGGTACCAGAACCAGACAGCATCTCTACAAGAGTTCATTTGCCAGATCTAGATTCATATGCCTCACGAGTACCATTGCCCATGCCTAG GGCTGATGTTTACACATCTCGCTATTCGGCGTATTTAGATCCCGTTCTATCTGCTCGGATGACAGCAAATAGGATGGAGGAAACAAGTTCCAATTTGCAGGCGACTTCGCTTCTGTCTGGTCGGGTGACAACGAGGATGGAGGAAGCAGGTTCCACGTTGCAGTCACTTCTATCCGGCGGGGGGACGACAAGAAGGATGGAGGAAGCAAGTCCCATTTTGCAGGCGGCATCCCTTCCATCTGGTCGGGTATCAAGAATAGATGAAGCAAGTCCCACTTTTCAAGCGACATGGAGCCCGTCAGCTACTACTAATGACAGAGTTGGACTTCATTCACACATTACCGCAACTTCTGATCATCAGCAGACTCGACCACGGATCAGGTTTGATCCCTTCACTGGTGAGCCATACAAATTCGACCCCTTCACTGGCGAGCCAATTGTTCCCGAGAGCTCAAGTCATCATCGAAGCCTGTACTGA
- the LOC132625041 gene encoding uncharacterized protein LOC132625041 isoform X4: MKGTEVFVGGLARTTTESKIHEVFSSCGEIVEIRLIKDQKGNPKGFCFVRFATKYAAAKALKEKSGYVLDGKKIGVRPSVEQDTLFLGNLNKGWGAEEFESIVRQVFPDVVSVDLAILGDVQPGQKQRNRGFAFVKFSSHAAAARAFRVGSQSDFLIGGKLHPSVQWAEEEPEVDPNELAQIRTAFVRNVPPGADEDYLKKLFQPFGNVEKVALSTKGSSTIGFVYFDNRSDLDNAIKALNEKTIQGPMGGPPCKLQVELARPMDKNRKRGREDPKMSSNNESHSKLLKNDPNVEMVGAPKITAQPVMHQSDEMNYLDPYEAAVIALPVVVKERLVRILRLGIATRYDIDVKSLTSLKRLPESAAISILDQFMWSGADMQNKGGYLASLISKQQVEKLGLKQFDSKSRIDDVALRVPEPDSISTRVHLPDLDSYASRVPLPMPRADVYTSRYSAYLDPVLSARMTANRMEETSSNLQATSLLSGRVTTRMEEAGSTLQSLLSGGGTTRRMEEASPILQAASLPSGRVSRIDEASPTFQATWSPSATTNDRVGLHSHITATSDHQQTRPRIRFDPFTGEPYKFDPFTGEPIVPESSSHHRSLY; the protein is encoded by the exons ATGAAAGGGACAGAGGTTTTTGTTGGTGGTTTGGCCCGTACTACCACTGAAAGCAAAATTCATGAG GTATTTTCTTCATGCGGTGAGATTGTAGAAATACGGTTGATAAAAGACCAGAAAGGCAATCCTAAG GGGTTTTGTTTTGTACGATTTGCAACAAAATATGCTGCTGCCAAAGCTCTGAAGGAAAAATCTGGATATGTG CTGGATGGGAAGAAAATTGGGGTTCGCCCCTCAGTTGAGCAGGACACTCTATTTCTTGGAAATCTTAACAAAG GTTGGGGTGCCGAGGAATTTGAGAGTATTGTGCGCCAG gTTTTTCCAGATGTTGTATCTGTTGATCTTGCAATTCTTGGAGATGTCCAACCTGGTCAGAAGCAGCGGAATCGGGGATTTGCCTTCGTGAAATTCTCATCTCATGCT GCTGCGGCTCGTGCTTTTCGGGTAGGCTCCCAATCTGATTTTCTCATAGGTGGCAAGTTACATCCATCTGTACAGTGGGCTGAGGAGGAACCTGAAGTTGATCCTAATGAACTTGCTCAG ATCAGAACAGCCTTCGTTAGAAATGTACCTCCCGGTGCCGATGAAGATTACTTGAAGAAGCTCTTTCAGCCCTTTGGCAAT GTAGAGAAGGTAGCTCTATCCACGAAGGGTAGTTCCACCATTGGATTCGTTTACTTCGATAATCGATCT GATCTTGACAATGCTATTAAGGCGTTGAATGAGAAAACTATACAAGGGCCAATGGGAGGTCCCCCATGCAAGCTTCAG GTCGAACTTGCGAGGCCAATGGACAAGAACAGGAAACGAGGTCGTGAGGATCCAAAAATGTCCAGTAACAATGAGAGTCATTCCAAGCTTTTGAAGAATGATCCAAATGTTGAGATGGTTGGGGCTCCTAAAATAACTGCTCAACCGGTGATGCACCAATCAGAt GAAATGAATTATTTGGATCCTTATGAAGCTGCTGTAATCGCACTACCTGTGGTTGTCAAGGAGCGTTTAGTTCGGATCTTACGGCTTGGTATTGCTACTAGATATGAT ATAGATGTTAAAAGTTTAACCAGTCTTAAGAGGTTGCCCGAGTCAGCTGCCATATCTATTCTTGACCAG TTCATGTGGTCTGGAGCTGATATGCAGAACAAGGGAGGATATTTAGCTTCATTAATTTCTAAA CAGCAGGTTGAAAAACTGGGATTGAAACAGTTCGATAGTAAGTCAAGGATAGACGATGTTGCCTTGAGGGTACCAGAACCAGACAGCATCTCTACAAGAGTTCATTTGCCAGATCTAGATTCATATGCCTCACGAGTACCATTGCCCATGCCTAG GGCTGATGTTTACACATCTCGCTATTCGGCGTATTTAGATCCCGTTCTATCTGCTCGGATGACAGCAAATAGGATGGAGGAAACAAGTTCCAATTTGCAGGCGACTTCGCTTCTGTCTGGTCGGGTGACAACGAGGATGGAGGAAGCAGGTTCCACGTTGCAGTCACTTCTATCCGGCGGGGGGACGACAAGAAGGATGGAGGAAGCAAGTCCCATTTTGCAGGCGGCATCCCTTCCATCTGGTCGGGTATCAAGAATAGATGAAGCAAGTCCCACTTTTCAAGCGACATGGAGCCCGTCAGCTACTACTAATGACAGAGTTGGACTTCATTCACACATTACCGCAACTTCTGATCATCAGCAGACTCGACCACGGATCAGGTTTGATCCCTTCACTGGTGAGCCATACAAATTCGACCCCTTCACTGGCGAGCCAATTGTTCCCGAGAGCTCAAGTCATCATCGAAGCCTGTACTGA
- the LOC132625041 gene encoding uncharacterized protein LOC132625041 isoform X3: MSRLIEHHPANNKQEMKGTEVFVGGLARTTTESKIHEVFSSCGEIVEIRLIKDQKGNPKGFCFVRFATKYAAAKALKEKSGYVLDGKKIGVRPSVEQDTLFLGNLNKGWGAEEFESIVRQVFPDVVSVDLAILGDVQPGQKQRNRGFAFVKFSSHAAAARAFRVGSQSDFLIGGKLHPSVQWAEEEPEVDPNELAQIRTAFVRNVPPGADEDYLKKLFQPFGNVEKVALSTKGSSTIGFVYFDNRSDLDNAIKALNEKTIQGPMGGPPCKLQVELARPMDKNRKRGREDPKMSSNNESHSKLLKNDPNVEMVGAPKITAQPEMNYLDPYEAAVIALPVVVKERLVRILRLGIATRYDIDVKSLTSLKRLPESAAISILDQFMWSGADMQNKGGYLASLISKQQVEKLGLKQFDSKSRIDDVALRVPEPDSISTRVHLPDLDSYASRVPLPMPRADVYTSRYSAYLDPVLSARMTANRMEETSSNLQATSLLSGRVTTRMEEAGSTLQSLLSGGGTTRRMEEASPILQAASLPSGRVSRIDEASPTFQATWSPSATTNDRVGLHSHITATSDHQQTRPRIRFDPFTGEPYKFDPFTGEPIVPESSSHHRSLY, translated from the exons ATGAGCAGGTTGATTGAGCATCACCCAGCAAATAATA AACAGGAAATGAAAGGGACAGAGGTTTTTGTTGGTGGTTTGGCCCGTACTACCACTGAAAGCAAAATTCATGAG GTATTTTCTTCATGCGGTGAGATTGTAGAAATACGGTTGATAAAAGACCAGAAAGGCAATCCTAAG GGGTTTTGTTTTGTACGATTTGCAACAAAATATGCTGCTGCCAAAGCTCTGAAGGAAAAATCTGGATATGTG CTGGATGGGAAGAAAATTGGGGTTCGCCCCTCAGTTGAGCAGGACACTCTATTTCTTGGAAATCTTAACAAAG GTTGGGGTGCCGAGGAATTTGAGAGTATTGTGCGCCAG gTTTTTCCAGATGTTGTATCTGTTGATCTTGCAATTCTTGGAGATGTCCAACCTGGTCAGAAGCAGCGGAATCGGGGATTTGCCTTCGTGAAATTCTCATCTCATGCT GCTGCGGCTCGTGCTTTTCGGGTAGGCTCCCAATCTGATTTTCTCATAGGTGGCAAGTTACATCCATCTGTACAGTGGGCTGAGGAGGAACCTGAAGTTGATCCTAATGAACTTGCTCAG ATCAGAACAGCCTTCGTTAGAAATGTACCTCCCGGTGCCGATGAAGATTACTTGAAGAAGCTCTTTCAGCCCTTTGGCAAT GTAGAGAAGGTAGCTCTATCCACGAAGGGTAGTTCCACCATTGGATTCGTTTACTTCGATAATCGATCT GATCTTGACAATGCTATTAAGGCGTTGAATGAGAAAACTATACAAGGGCCAATGGGAGGTCCCCCATGCAAGCTTCAG GTCGAACTTGCGAGGCCAATGGACAAGAACAGGAAACGAGGTCGTGAGGATCCAAAAATGTCCAGTAACAATGAGAGTCATTCCAAGCTTTTGAAGAATGATCCAAATGTTGAGATGGTTGGGGCTCCTAAAATAACTGCTCAACCG GAAATGAATTATTTGGATCCTTATGAAGCTGCTGTAATCGCACTACCTGTGGTTGTCAAGGAGCGTTTAGTTCGGATCTTACGGCTTGGTATTGCTACTAGATATGAT ATAGATGTTAAAAGTTTAACCAGTCTTAAGAGGTTGCCCGAGTCAGCTGCCATATCTATTCTTGACCAG TTCATGTGGTCTGGAGCTGATATGCAGAACAAGGGAGGATATTTAGCTTCATTAATTTCTAAA CAGCAGGTTGAAAAACTGGGATTGAAACAGTTCGATAGTAAGTCAAGGATAGACGATGTTGCCTTGAGGGTACCAGAACCAGACAGCATCTCTACAAGAGTTCATTTGCCAGATCTAGATTCATATGCCTCACGAGTACCATTGCCCATGCCTAG GGCTGATGTTTACACATCTCGCTATTCGGCGTATTTAGATCCCGTTCTATCTGCTCGGATGACAGCAAATAGGATGGAGGAAACAAGTTCCAATTTGCAGGCGACTTCGCTTCTGTCTGGTCGGGTGACAACGAGGATGGAGGAAGCAGGTTCCACGTTGCAGTCACTTCTATCCGGCGGGGGGACGACAAGAAGGATGGAGGAAGCAAGTCCCATTTTGCAGGCGGCATCCCTTCCATCTGGTCGGGTATCAAGAATAGATGAAGCAAGTCCCACTTTTCAAGCGACATGGAGCCCGTCAGCTACTACTAATGACAGAGTTGGACTTCATTCACACATTACCGCAACTTCTGATCATCAGCAGACTCGACCACGGATCAGGTTTGATCCCTTCACTGGTGAGCCATACAAATTCGACCCCTTCACTGGCGAGCCAATTGTTCCCGAGAGCTCAAGTCATCATCGAAGCCTGTACTGA
- the LOC132625041 gene encoding uncharacterized protein LOC132625041 isoform X1, with protein MSRLIEHHPANNKQEMKGTEVFVGGLARTTTESKIHEVFSSCGEIVEIRLIKDQKGNPKGFCFVRFATKYAAAKALKEKSGYVLDGKKIGVRPSVEQDTLFLGNLNKGWGAEEFESIVRQVFPDVVSVDLAILGDVQPGQKQRNRGFAFVKFSSHAAAARAFRVGSQSDFLIGGKLHPSVQWAEEEPEVDPNELAQIRTAFVRNVPPGADEDYLKKLFQPFGNVEKVALSTKGSSTIGFVYFDNRSDLDNAIKALNEKTIQGPMGGPPCKLQVELARPMDKNRKRGREDPKMSSNNESHSKLLKNDPNVEMVGAPKITAQPVMHQSDEMNYLDPYEAAVIALPVVVKERLVRILRLGIATRYDIDVKSLTSLKRLPESAAISILDQFMWSGADMQNKGGYLASLISKQQVEKLGLKQFDSKSRIDDVALRVPEPDSISTRVHLPDLDSYASRVPLPMPRADVYTSRYSAYLDPVLSARMTANRMEETSSNLQATSLLSGRVTTRMEEAGSTLQSLLSGGGTTRRMEEASPILQAASLPSGRVSRIDEASPTFQATWSPSATTNDRVGLHSHITATSDHQQTRPRIRFDPFTGEPYKFDPFTGEPIVPESSSHHRSLY; from the exons ATGAGCAGGTTGATTGAGCATCACCCAGCAAATAATA AACAGGAAATGAAAGGGACAGAGGTTTTTGTTGGTGGTTTGGCCCGTACTACCACTGAAAGCAAAATTCATGAG GTATTTTCTTCATGCGGTGAGATTGTAGAAATACGGTTGATAAAAGACCAGAAAGGCAATCCTAAG GGGTTTTGTTTTGTACGATTTGCAACAAAATATGCTGCTGCCAAAGCTCTGAAGGAAAAATCTGGATATGTG CTGGATGGGAAGAAAATTGGGGTTCGCCCCTCAGTTGAGCAGGACACTCTATTTCTTGGAAATCTTAACAAAG GTTGGGGTGCCGAGGAATTTGAGAGTATTGTGCGCCAG gTTTTTCCAGATGTTGTATCTGTTGATCTTGCAATTCTTGGAGATGTCCAACCTGGTCAGAAGCAGCGGAATCGGGGATTTGCCTTCGTGAAATTCTCATCTCATGCT GCTGCGGCTCGTGCTTTTCGGGTAGGCTCCCAATCTGATTTTCTCATAGGTGGCAAGTTACATCCATCTGTACAGTGGGCTGAGGAGGAACCTGAAGTTGATCCTAATGAACTTGCTCAG ATCAGAACAGCCTTCGTTAGAAATGTACCTCCCGGTGCCGATGAAGATTACTTGAAGAAGCTCTTTCAGCCCTTTGGCAAT GTAGAGAAGGTAGCTCTATCCACGAAGGGTAGTTCCACCATTGGATTCGTTTACTTCGATAATCGATCT GATCTTGACAATGCTATTAAGGCGTTGAATGAGAAAACTATACAAGGGCCAATGGGAGGTCCCCCATGCAAGCTTCAG GTCGAACTTGCGAGGCCAATGGACAAGAACAGGAAACGAGGTCGTGAGGATCCAAAAATGTCCAGTAACAATGAGAGTCATTCCAAGCTTTTGAAGAATGATCCAAATGTTGAGATGGTTGGGGCTCCTAAAATAACTGCTCAACCGGTGATGCACCAATCAGAt GAAATGAATTATTTGGATCCTTATGAAGCTGCTGTAATCGCACTACCTGTGGTTGTCAAGGAGCGTTTAGTTCGGATCTTACGGCTTGGTATTGCTACTAGATATGAT ATAGATGTTAAAAGTTTAACCAGTCTTAAGAGGTTGCCCGAGTCAGCTGCCATATCTATTCTTGACCAG TTCATGTGGTCTGGAGCTGATATGCAGAACAAGGGAGGATATTTAGCTTCATTAATTTCTAAA CAGCAGGTTGAAAAACTGGGATTGAAACAGTTCGATAGTAAGTCAAGGATAGACGATGTTGCCTTGAGGGTACCAGAACCAGACAGCATCTCTACAAGAGTTCATTTGCCAGATCTAGATTCATATGCCTCACGAGTACCATTGCCCATGCCTAG GGCTGATGTTTACACATCTCGCTATTCGGCGTATTTAGATCCCGTTCTATCTGCTCGGATGACAGCAAATAGGATGGAGGAAACAAGTTCCAATTTGCAGGCGACTTCGCTTCTGTCTGGTCGGGTGACAACGAGGATGGAGGAAGCAGGTTCCACGTTGCAGTCACTTCTATCCGGCGGGGGGACGACAAGAAGGATGGAGGAAGCAAGTCCCATTTTGCAGGCGGCATCCCTTCCATCTGGTCGGGTATCAAGAATAGATGAAGCAAGTCCCACTTTTCAAGCGACATGGAGCCCGTCAGCTACTACTAATGACAGAGTTGGACTTCATTCACACATTACCGCAACTTCTGATCATCAGCAGACTCGACCACGGATCAGGTTTGATCCCTTCACTGGTGAGCCATACAAATTCGACCCCTTCACTGGCGAGCCAATTGTTCCCGAGAGCTCAAGTCATCATCGAAGCCTGTACTGA
- the LOC132621398 gene encoding 4-coumarate--CoA ligase-like 1 has translation MGTHEVECSQQQEEGEHIFRSRYPPVQVPDNVTLPDFVLHNVELYADKLAFVDATTSKGYTYGEVARDIRRFAKALRSLGLRKGRVVLVVLPNVPEYATVALGIMAAGGVFSGANPAAHSSEIMKQVESADGKLIVSDLPTYHKVKDCGLPVIILGEERVEGTIHWDELLEAADRASSRTDHLTNQEDEIVQQTDLCALPFSSGTTGLSKGVMLTHRNLVANLCSTLFSISPEMMGQVTTLGLIPFFHIYGITGICCATIRNKGKVVVMRRYELRAFLNALITHEVTFAPIVPPIILALVKNPIVDEFDLKKLKLRSIMTAAAPLAPEILNEFEKKFPDVQVQEAYGMTEHSCITLSHSDQHIAKRNSVGFILPNLEVKFVDPDTGRSFPKNTPGEICVKSQCVMKGYYKNESETCLTIDKDGWLHTGDIGYIDDDGDIFLVDRIKELIKYKGFQVAPAELEGILLTHPSVEDAAVVGLPDEEAGEIPAAWVVLNSKAKESNEDIINYIASTVAHYKRVRMVQFVDSIPKSPSGKIMRRLIKEKMLERLKECTE, from the exons ATGGGAACTCATGAAGTAGAATGCTCACAACAACAAGAAGAAGGTGAACACATTTTCCGGAGTAGATATCCCCCGGTCCAAGTACCGGACAACGTGACTCTCCCCGATTTTGTGCTTCACAATGTAGAGTTATACGCTGACAAACTGGCATTTGTGGATGCTACCACTAGCAAAGGCTACACTTACGGCGAAGTTGCAAGAGACATAAGGAGGTTTGCCAAGGCCTTGAGGTCCCTTGGCTTAAGAAAAGGAAGGGTTGTGTTGGTAGTGCTCCCAAATGTACCGGAATATGCTACTGTTGCTCTTGGAATCATGGCTGCTGGTGGTGTCTTCTCTGGTGCAAATCCGGCAGCTCATTCATCGGAAATTATGAAACAAGTTGAATCTGCTGATGGCAAGCTTATTGTCTCTGatctaccaacctatcacaag GTAAAAGATTGTGGCCTGCCAGTAATAATACTAGGCGAAGAACGTGTAGAAGGAACAATTCATTGGGATGAATTGCTCGAAGCTGCAGATCGTGCCAGTTCCAGAACTGATCACCTAACAAACCAAGAAGATGAAATTGTGCAGCAAACTGATTTATGTGCACTGCCCTTTTCATCAGGCACGACAGGACTATCCAAGGGCGTGATGTTAACTCACAGAAATCTAGTAGCAAACCTCTGCTCTACTCTCTTCAGTATTAGTCCAGAAATGATGGGCCAAGTTACAACACTAGGTCTGATACCATTCTTTCACATTTATGGTATAACCGGAATCTGTTGTGCAACTATTAGGAACAAAGGGAAAGTGGTTGTCATGCGTAGGTACGAACTGAGGGCATTTCTAAATGCACTCATCACACATGAAGTCACATTTGCACCTATCGTGCCACCTATCATCTTAGCACTTGTTAAGAATCCGATCGTTGATGAATTTGATCTAAAAAAACTTAAGCTTAGATCCATTATGACAGCAGCTGCACCACTTGCCCCTGAGATTCTTAATGAATTTGAGAAGAAATTTCCAGATGTTCAAGTCCAAGAG GCATATGGGATGACTGAACACAGCTGCATTACTCTTTCCCATAGCGAccaacatattgctaaaagaaaTTCTGTTGGTTTTATTCTGCCTAATTTGGAGGTAAAGTTTGTTGATCCTGATACCGGTAGATCTTTCCCCAAAAACACACCAGGCGAGATATGTGTCAAAAGCCAATGTGTTATGAAAG GTTACTACAAAAATGAATCTGAGACTTGCCTTACCATTGACAAGGATGGGTGGCTTCACACTGGTGACATTGGCTACATTGACGATGATGGAGACATCTTCCTAGTGGATCGTATCAAAGAGCTTATCAAGTACAAGGGATTCCAA GTTGCTCCAGCGGAGTTAGAGGGCATCCTTCTCACACATCCTTCAGTGGAAGATGCTGCAGTAGTTGG GCTGCCAGATGAAGAAGCAGGAGAGATACCAGCGGCATGGGTAGTCTTGAACTCAAAAGCAAAAGAAAGCAATGAGGATATTATCAACTACATTGCATCGACTGTTGCACACTACAAACGAGTGAGAATGGTGCAGTTCGTGGATAGTATTCCGAAATCTCCTTCAGGAAAAATAATGAGAAGACTTATCAAGGAAAAGATGCTAGAAAGACTTAAAGAGTGCACAGAGTAA
- the LOC132621399 gene encoding probable mitochondrial-processing peptidase subunit beta, mitochondrial produces MTIRQLLTLARRSRHVTTSHSLRRLSTAVAAATSSSTTAPATGPPPPDAMIYDRLAEEVKHKIKRLENPDSRFLQYNSPHPTITDHTPILTFPSTRVTTLPSGLRVATETNLAAKTATVGVFIDAGSRFETDETNGTAHFLEHMIFKGTEKRTSWEMEEEIENMGGHLNAYTSREQTAYYAKVLDKDVPVALDILADILQNSKFEEKKIERERDVILREMEEVEGQTEEVIFDHLHSTAFQYSPLGRTILGPVQNIKTITRSHLKDYISTHYTAPRMVIVASGPVKHEEFVDQVKKQFTKLSADPTTASELVTREPAIFTGSEVRVIDDDIPLAQFAVAFQGAPWTDPDTIPLMVMQSMLGTWNKNAGGGKHMGSSLAQSIGINELAESMMAFNTNYKDTGLFGVYAVAKPDCLSDLSYCIMREVSKLCYRVSDADVTRACNQLKSSLMLHIDGTSPVAEDIGRQLLTYGRRIPVTELFARIDAVDASTIKRVANRFIFDQDVAISAVGPIQDLPDYNWFRRRTYMLRY; encoded by the exons ATGACGATCCGGCAGCTCTTAACCCTAGCCCGCCGGTCCCGACACGTCACCACATCCCACTCACTCCGTCGTCTCTCCACCGCCGTCGCCGCCGCCACATCATCATCCACCACAGCTCCGGCCACCGGTCCGCCACCACCAGATGCAATGATCTACGATCGATTAGCCGAAGAGGTGAAACACAAAATCAAAAGGCTCGAGAATCCCGATTCACGATTCTTACAGTACAACTCACCACACCCAACCATAACCGACCACACACCAATCCTCACTTTCCCATCTACGCGCGTGACTACACTCCCATCAGGCCTGCGCGTGGCTACTGAAACTAATCTTGCTGCAAAAACAGCCACAGTTGGTGTATTCATTGATGCAG GGTCACGGTTTGAGACCGATGAGACTAATGGAACAGCTCATTTCCTTGAGCATATGATTTTTAAGGGTACTGAAAAGAGGACTTCTTGGGAGATGGAAGAGGAAATTGAGAATATGGGTGGACATTTGAATGCCTACACTTCCAGGGAGCAAACAGCATACTATGCTAAGGTGTTGGACAAGGATGTCCCTGTAGCTTTGGATATTTTGGCTGATATACTTCAGAATTCCAAGTTTgaagagaaaaaaattgaacGTGAACGTGATGTCATCCTTAGGGAGATGGAAGAG GTTGAAGGTCAAACAGAGGAAGTCATCTTTGACCATTTGCATTCAACTGCATTCCAGTACTCACCTTTGGGTAGGACTATTCTTGGACCTGTCCAGAATATAAAGACAATCACCAGAAGTCATCTGAAGGACTACATATCAACACATTATACTGCTCCCAGAATG GTAATTGTTGCTTCCGGGCCTGTTAAACATGAAGAATTCGTTGATCAAGTTAAGAAACAATTTACTAAGCTTTCAGCCGACCCGACTACGGCCTCAGAATTGGTTACCAGAGAACCAGCAATTTTTACAGGTTCAGAG GTTAGGGTAATTGATGATGACATTCCTTTGGCGCAATTTGCTGTTGCTTTTCAAGGGGCACCATGGACTGATCCAGATACCATTCCGCTGATGGTAATGCAATCAATGCTGGGCACTTGGAATAAAAATGCTGGAGGAGGGAAGCACATGGG TTCCAGTCTGGCACAAAGTATTGGCATTAATGAATTAGCTGAGAGCATGATGGCTTTTAACACCAACTATAAAGATACTGGTCTTTTTGGTGTGTATGCTGTTGCAAAG CCTGATTGTTTGAGTGATTTATCCTACTGCATTATGCGTGAGGTAAGCAAATTGTGCTACCGAGTTTCGGATGCTGATGTGACTCGTGCTTGCAATCAG TTGAAGTCTTCTCTCATGCTTCACATTGATGGAACTAGTCCTGTTGCCGAAGACATTGGGCGTCAG CTACTCACATATGGCAGAAGGATTCCAGTCACAGAGCTTTTTGCAAGGATTGATGCCGTGGATGCTAGCACCATCAAACGAGTTGCAAACAGATTTATATTTGACCAG GATGTTGCTATATCCGCAGTGGGGCCTATCCAGGATCTACCTGATTATAATTGGTTTAGGCGTAGAACCTACATGCTCCGTTATTAG